From one Streptococcus pneumoniae genomic stretch:
- the cobK gene encoding precorrin-6A reductase gives MMKLLLGGTSDSTAILELLNEMNVSVTSSVVTDYGKHLASKFGQPVIQGRLTAEDMVAFIKDNHVDEIIDATHPFADIVSKEAIRAAELAGISYLRFERSATLDLSGSIVVHSTEEAIEVIRDKGYQTIYLGTGSKTLPLFIHGLPDRRVVARVLPTSEVLLACEALGMVADQIDAIKAPFSKECNKELIARSKADVFVSKESGSVGGIREKIDGCLELGIDCIIISRPLIDYPQMVSTVEELRAYLTQQ, from the coding sequence ATGATGAAGTTATTACTAGGGGGGACCTCTGATAGTACAGCTATCTTGGAATTGCTAAATGAGATGAATGTCTCTGTGACTAGCTCGGTTGTGACCGATTACGGCAAGCACTTGGCGTCAAAATTTGGTCAACCTGTGATTCAAGGGCGGCTGACGGCAGAGGATATGGTGGCGTTTATCAAGGACAATCATGTGGATGAAATCATTGATGCTACCCATCCTTTTGCAGATATTGTCTCAAAAGAAGCCATTCGTGCAGCTGAGTTAGCAGGGATTTCTTATCTTCGATTTGAACGTTCTGCGACGCTTGATTTGTCAGGTAGTATCGTGGTACATTCGACAGAAGAGGCGATTGAGGTCATTCGTGATAAGGGCTATCAAACCATTTATCTAGGGACTGGTAGTAAGACTCTGCCGCTCTTTATCCATGGCTTGCCAGATAGACGCGTGGTGGCAAGGGTCTTGCCGACTTCTGAAGTTTTGCTGGCGTGTGAGGCTTTGGGCATGGTGGCAGATCAGATTGATGCGATTAAGGCACCTTTTTCAAAGGAATGCAATAAAGAGCTGATTGCTCGCTCAAAAGCAGATGTCTTTGTGTCCAAGGAAAGCGGGAGTGTCGGTGGCATTCGTGAAAAGATTGACGGATGCTTGGAGCTGGGAATTGATTGTATCATCATTTCCCGTCCTTTAATAGACTATCCACAAATGGTATCAACGGTAGAGGAATTAAGAGCCTATTTGACACAACAATAG
- the cobJ gene encoding precorrin-3B C(17)-methyltransferase, translating into MLYVIGLGPGKEELMSREALDAIADCEIIVGYSTYMRLIRDLVKDKEHVATGMRQEIDRCQKAIDLAIETGKNVGVVSSGDAGVYGMAGLILELIGDNSDLEVKVVPGITASLGAAAVMGAPLMNDFCHISLSDLMTPMSVIEKRLHAAAQGDFVICLYNPRSKGRPDHLSKALSIISQYKSEDTIVGIGKDIGRKKEEYVLTTIKDLDESLVDMTTIVIIGNKETYVKNDRMITPRGYTL; encoded by the coding sequence ATGTTATATGTAATTGGATTAGGACCTGGTAAAGAAGAATTGATGTCTCGTGAAGCGCTTGATGCGATTGCAGATTGTGAGATTATCGTCGGTTATTCAACCTATATGCGCTTGATTCGTGACCTTGTCAAAGACAAGGAACACGTCGCAACAGGTATGCGCCAAGAAATTGACCGTTGCCAAAAAGCCATTGATTTGGCGATTGAGACCGGTAAAAATGTCGGTGTAGTCTCTAGTGGTGATGCTGGTGTGTACGGGATGGCTGGCTTGATTTTGGAGCTGATTGGGGACAATTCAGATCTTGAAGTCAAGGTTGTTCCAGGAATTACAGCAAGTCTAGGAGCTGCTGCTGTGATGGGTGCTCCTTTGATGAATGACTTCTGCCATATCAGCTTGAGCGATTTGATGACACCGATGTCTGTTATCGAAAAACGACTTCATGCCGCAGCACAAGGTGATTTTGTCATTTGCTTGTACAATCCAAGAAGCAAGGGGCGTCCAGATCACTTGTCAAAAGCCCTCTCGATTATTTCTCAGTACAAATCAGAAGATACCATTGTTGGGATTGGAAAAGACATTGGTCGTAAAAAAGAAGAATACGTGCTAACAACAATTAAAGATTTGGATGAGTCACTGGTGGACATGACAACCATTGTCATCATTGGAAATAAAGAAACCTATGTGAAAAATGACCGTATGATCACTCCTCGAGGCTATACCCTATGA
- a CDS encoding cobalt-precorrin 5A hydrolase produces MPNKKALPYAIVALTETGKRTALDLQEKLEKPSQVYTMPKLADDRVQALEGSPVRAIAKLFTEVDVLICIMATGIVVRSIAPVVMDKAADPAVIVMDEKATNVISLLSGHLGGANELTLYIAELLGANPVITTATDVQNVAALDTLAKSVNGWRSELRPLIKPFNSYLGRKERVYFYQEKDWVKDLRGLTVIDQTELEEMLKRDVPVIFLTTEPQTIERENLAVIYPKPYILGVGARKNVDSQVFREGFELFCQQEKIDPREIAKIVSIDVKKNEEAILDLAKALHCPFETYTKEELAVVADKYPQSAFVKKTVGVGSVALASADVASNGQVLTERFAKDGCTYALAKAIVTR; encoded by the coding sequence ATGCCAAATAAGAAAGCGCTTCCTTACGCTATCGTTGCTCTGACTGAGACAGGAAAGAGGACGGCACTTGATCTTCAAGAAAAGTTAGAAAAGCCCAGTCAAGTCTACACTATGCCAAAGCTAGCAGATGACAGAGTGCAGGCTTTAGAAGGCAGTCCTGTGAGAGCGATAGCCAAGTTATTTACAGAAGTGGATGTGCTGATTTGCATTATGGCGACAGGAATCGTGGTGCGCTCGATTGCGCCTGTGGTCATGGATAAGGCGGCGGACCCAGCTGTGATTGTCATGGATGAAAAGGCAACGAATGTCATCAGTCTCTTAAGCGGGCATTTAGGTGGAGCAAATGAGCTGACGCTTTATATCGCAGAGCTTCTCGGTGCAAATCCTGTCATTACCACCGCAACTGATGTTCAAAATGTGGCGGCTCTTGATACCTTAGCCAAGTCTGTCAATGGCTGGCGTTCAGAGCTACGCCCCCTTATCAAGCCTTTTAATAGCTACCTCGGGCGAAAAGAACGCGTGTATTTCTACCAAGAAAAGGACTGGGTGAAAGACCTACGGGGGCTTACAGTGATTGATCAGACAGAGCTGGAGGAGATGCTGAAACGTGATGTTCCAGTTATCTTCTTAACCACAGAACCTCAGACGATAGAAAGAGAGAACCTAGCTGTGATTTATCCAAAACCTTATATTTTAGGTGTAGGTGCTAGGAAAAATGTTGATTCGCAGGTTTTTCGCGAAGGATTTGAGCTCTTTTGTCAACAGGAAAAGATAGATCCTCGTGAAATTGCAAAGATTGTCAGCATTGATGTCAAAAAAAATGAAGAAGCCATTTTAGATTTAGCAAAGGCTCTACACTGCCCATTTGAAACCTATACCAAGGAAGAATTAGCCGTGGTGGCAGATAAATATCCGCAGTCCGCATTTGTCAAGAAGACAGTTGGTGTCGGAAGCGTCGCCCTTGCTAGTGCGGATGTGGCAAGTAACGGTCAGGTGTTGACCGAACGATTTGCAAAAGATGGATGCACCTATGCTTTGGCAAAAGCTATTGTGACTAGATAA
- a CDS encoding cobalt-precorrin-4 methyltransferase has product MSKVHFVGAGPGDVDLITLKGYKQLSQADVVIYAGSLVNPELLKYCKEGAEIHDSASMHLMEIIDVMEAGVRAGKDVVRLQTGDFSIYGSIREQTEEMKKRGIEFDCTPGVSSFLGAASSIGTEYTVPEVSQSVIITRMAGRTPVPDRESLRSYAQHRTSMAIFLSIQGIEKVVEELVEGGYPATTPVAVIYKATWPEEKKVFGTLETIAERVNEAGITKTALILVGDFLGQKFYYSKLYHEEFEHEFRHGKSSHAK; this is encoded by the coding sequence ATGTCAAAAGTACATTTTGTCGGAGCAGGTCCAGGGGACGTTGATTTGATTACACTAAAGGGCTACAAACAGCTATCCCAAGCAGATGTAGTCATCTATGCAGGTTCTTTGGTCAATCCTGAGCTTCTCAAGTATTGTAAAGAAGGAGCAGAAATCCATGATAGTGCTAGCATGCACTTGATGGAAATTATTGATGTCATGGAAGCAGGGGTAAGAGCAGGTAAGGATGTTGTCCGCTTGCAGACAGGAGACTTCTCGATTTACGGCTCTATTCGTGAGCAGACTGAGGAAATGAAAAAACGTGGCATTGAGTTTGATTGCACGCCAGGTGTCAGTTCATTCTTAGGTGCAGCTTCCAGCATCGGTACAGAATACACAGTTCCTGAAGTGTCTCAAAGTGTGATTATTACACGGATGGCAGGACGGACCCCTGTACCAGACCGCGAATCTCTCAGAAGCTATGCTCAACATCGCACCTCTATGGCTATCTTCCTGTCTATCCAAGGGATTGAAAAAGTCGTCGAAGAATTGGTCGAAGGGGGCTATCCTGCAACGACTCCTGTCGCAGTCATTTACAAGGCTACTTGGCCAGAAGAAAAGAAAGTCTTTGGAACGTTGGAAACCATTGCGGAGCGTGTCAATGAAGCAGGTATTACGAAGACAGCTCTTATCTTGGTAGGAGATTTCTTGGGACAGAAATTTTACTATTCTAAACTCTACCACGAAGAGTTTGAGCATGAATTCCGCCATGGAAAGAGCAGTCATGCCAAATAA
- a CDS encoding IS110 family transposase — protein sequence MLKIVYPNCCGIDVHKTFVVAVIAITNSQGITEYHRKRFSTFTNGLTQLRDWLEYYSCFDVCMESTGKYSIPVFNILEEQTNVCLAHPKYVKAIRGKKTDKKDAQWIADLFKHDLVASSFIPPLKIRQLRDLFRYRMKLTQLQVSEKNRYQNCLTWSNLQIASVVSDVFGKSAQAIITSILDNPEEKPNIEQLVHKRMKDKVQDLEIATEGELTPEQAEKIRVIKAHYDALAICKEDLEAMIRELGKEYQEQVKLIQTVPGFKEKLSALRIISEIGDDMTVFDSAGKLCSWAGLVPANNESAGKKYSTRISKGGQYLKPFLVQIANAIVRSDKHPEFRNKYLKLKKRRGHRKAIIAICRRLLVSVYQVLRKQEDYNPVLQGLTEIRNPDKTMSVQDAVRFAQQHEFNVA from the coding sequence ATGTTAAAAATCGTTTATCCTAATTGTTGTGGAATTGATGTGCATAAAACTTTTGTCGTAGCAGTTATTGCCATCACCAATAGTCAAGGAATTACTGAGTACCATCGTAAACGCTTCTCCACCTTTACCAATGGACTCACTCAGCTACGTGATTGGTTGGAATATTATTCCTGCTTCGATGTCTGTATGGAATCTACTGGTAAATACTCGATTCCTGTTTTCAATATCCTAGAAGAACAGACCAATGTCTGCTTAGCTCATCCCAAATATGTCAAAGCTATTCGAGGAAAGAAAACCGACAAGAAAGATGCGCAATGGATAGCCGACCTCTTCAAGCATGATTTAGTTGCTTCTAGCTTTATTCCCCCGCTCAAAATCAGACAATTACGTGACCTATTTCGCTATCGAATGAAATTAACACAACTTCAAGTTAGCGAGAAAAATCGTTACCAAAACTGCCTAACTTGGTCTAATCTTCAAATTGCAAGTGTCGTTTCCGATGTCTTCGGAAAGAGTGCTCAAGCTATTATTACAAGCATCCTTGACAATCCTGAAGAGAAACCAAACATTGAACAACTCGTTCACAAGAGAATGAAGGATAAAGTGCAAGACTTGGAAATCGCTACGGAAGGCGAATTAACACCTGAACAAGCTGAGAAAATCAGAGTCATCAAAGCCCACTATGATGCCCTAGCTATCTGTAAAGAAGACTTAGAAGCAATGATTCGGGAATTGGGAAAAGAATATCAAGAACAGGTCAAGTTAATTCAAACTGTGCCTGGTTTCAAAGAGAAACTCTCTGCACTCAGAATCATTTCTGAAATAGGGGACGATATGACTGTCTTTGATTCTGCTGGAAAACTCTGTTCCTGGGCTGGACTTGTCCCTGCCAACAATGAAAGTGCGGGGAAGAAATATTCTACTCGTATTTCTAAAGGTGGACAATACCTCAAACCTTTTCTCGTTCAAATTGCTAATGCTATTGTTAGGTCTGATAAACATCCTGAATTCAGAAACAAATATCTCAAGCTAAAGAAACGTCGTGGGCACAGAAAAGCTATCATCGCTATCTGTCGCAGATTACTGGTTTCTGTGTACCAAGTGCTACGGAAACAAGAAGACTACAATCCTGTTTTACAAGGACTGACCGAAATACGAAATCCTGATAAAACGATGTCTGTTCAAGACGCTGTTCGTTTTGCACAACAGCACGAATTCAATGTCGCTTAA
- a CDS encoding decarboxylating cobalt-precorrin-6B (C(15))-methyltransferase, with the protein MRDSEFIRTKVPMTKEEIRAISLDKLQLHRAKRMLDVGSGTGSVTIQAAHTYPDLEVVAVERNPDAVALTRQNIEHFQCHNVTLHEGLAPIELEGSFDAIFVGGTGGNMQEIFDWCDELLEPGGRLVLNFILLENALEAAQIAEEMNWEEVEVVSIQASRFTTLGKGHYFKPQNPTIIVSCQKAEKE; encoded by the coding sequence ATGAGAGATAGTGAATTTATTCGGACAAAGGTTCCGATGACCAAGGAAGAAATTCGGGCGATTAGCCTTGATAAACTGCAACTGCACCGTGCGAAACGGATGCTTGATGTCGGCTCTGGGACAGGCAGTGTGACCATTCAGGCAGCTCATACCTACCCAGACCTAGAAGTGGTTGCTGTGGAGCGAAATCCTGATGCCGTTGCGCTGACACGTCAAAACATTGAACATTTTCAGTGTCACAATGTCACGCTTCATGAGGGGTTAGCACCGATTGAGCTTGAAGGCTCGTTTGATGCGATTTTTGTCGGTGGTACTGGTGGCAATATGCAGGAAATTTTTGACTGGTGCGATGAGCTATTAGAGCCAGGAGGTCGCTTGGTCTTGAACTTCATTTTGCTAGAAAATGCACTAGAAGCCGCTCAAATTGCTGAAGAAATGAATTGGGAAGAGGTGGAAGTGGTCTCTATCCAAGCGAGTCGCTTTACAACGCTTGGCAAGGGGCATTACTTTAAACCGCAAAATCCAACAATTATCGTGTCTTGTCAAAAAGCAGAAAAAGAATAA
- a CDS encoding cobalt-precorrin-7 (C(5))-methyltransferase, protein MDVITVIGIGPGDPKYGMLGHEVLFEKADYILGSERHLEILPEIYAHKGVVPPKKLGELEALIRSYNEDDEIIYLVSGDPLIYGLGKWMSEKFPGRVAIFSGISAMQYLASRVFLPMNDAYLTSSHAKVPNFDLIMSLEKVFMVTDAKVGPYQIAQEALKRGLKKTIIIGENLSYEDETITILPAKDVEDRDYQMNVVVVMDER, encoded by the coding sequence ATGGATGTGATAACAGTCATTGGAATTGGTCCGGGTGATCCCAAGTACGGCATGCTAGGGCATGAAGTCTTATTTGAAAAGGCGGATTATATCTTGGGAAGTGAACGTCATCTGGAGATTTTACCAGAAATCTATGCCCATAAAGGAGTGGTACCGCCTAAAAAATTAGGTGAGTTGGAAGCTTTGATTCGCTCTTACAACGAAGACGATGAGATTATCTATTTAGTCTCTGGAGACCCCTTGATTTATGGACTGGGCAAATGGATGTCTGAGAAATTCCCAGGGCGGGTAGCTATCTTTTCAGGAATCAGTGCTATGCAGTACTTGGCTAGTCGTGTGTTTCTACCTATGAACGACGCTTATCTGACCAGTAGCCATGCCAAGGTTCCAAATTTTGATTTGATCATGAGCTTGGAGAAGGTCTTTATGGTGACAGATGCCAAGGTAGGTCCTTATCAGATTGCCCAAGAAGCACTCAAACGTGGTTTAAAGAAAACGATTATTATTGGCGAAAATCTAAGTTATGAAGATGAAACCATCACGATTCTTCCTGCAAAAGACGTAGAGGATCGTGACTATCAAATGAATGTTGTGGTGGTAATGGATGAGAGATAG
- the cbiD gene encoding cobalt-precorrin-5B (C(1))-methyltransferase CbiD, with the protein MDEYVYVDGKKLKRGYTTGTCATAATVAAVSMILNQEIEEKITVHTANGVEVTMTIQDPSFEEQTASAAVEKDGGDDADATHGLLIYSTVTLLPDQTEIEIDGGVGVGRVTEKGLANPVGMAAINPTPRRMIEKYVREMIGPDCGARVIISVPEGEERAKLTYNSRLGILGGISILGTTGIVNPMSEDSWKAAITVELTQLYNKGHRSVVLAPGNYGEDFTTNVLGIDKSRIVNMSNFVGHVLKEVQRIGFTKVLMVGHMGKLVKVAAGIFSTHSKDADARMETLIANLALMGAPMDLLQKVDGCLTTESAGEAIKEYGYEAVYQILADKIKRRSERLLKYRKPEVVIDVVLFGSEEGYLASTKSIETIKEEWM; encoded by the coding sequence ATGGATGAATATGTCTATGTGGATGGGAAAAAGCTCAAACGCGGCTATACCACAGGGACCTGTGCCACGGCAGCAACAGTAGCAGCTGTGAGCATGATTTTAAACCAAGAAATCGAAGAGAAAATCACCGTCCATACGGCTAATGGGGTCGAAGTAACCATGACCATTCAAGATCCGTCCTTTGAAGAGCAAACAGCGTCAGCTGCAGTTGAAAAAGACGGAGGAGATGATGCGGATGCGACTCATGGTTTGCTGATTTACTCCACAGTGACCTTGCTACCTGATCAGACTGAGATTGAGATTGATGGTGGGGTTGGAGTCGGTCGTGTGACTGAAAAAGGCTTGGCCAATCCTGTTGGTATGGCGGCGATTAACCCAACTCCTCGGCGTATGATTGAGAAATATGTGCGTGAGATGATTGGACCGGATTGTGGAGCACGAGTGATTATTTCTGTTCCTGAGGGGGAAGAACGTGCGAAATTGACCTATAACTCTCGCTTGGGGATTTTAGGTGGCATTTCGATTTTAGGGACGACAGGGATTGTCAATCCTATGTCTGAAGATAGTTGGAAGGCTGCGATTACGGTTGAATTAACCCAGCTCTATAATAAAGGGCACCGTTCGGTCGTCCTTGCTCCAGGAAACTATGGTGAGGATTTCACCACCAATGTTCTGGGGATTGACAAATCACGCATTGTCAATATGAGTAATTTTGTCGGACATGTCCTCAAGGAAGTGCAGCGAATCGGCTTTACCAAGGTCTTGATGGTGGGGCACATGGGAAAATTAGTCAAGGTGGCTGCGGGTATTTTCTCGACCCATAGTAAAGATGCCGACGCTAGAATGGAGACGCTGATTGCAAATCTCGCTCTCATGGGAGCGCCGATGGATTTGCTCCAAAAGGTCGATGGCTGTTTGACCACCGAGTCGGCTGGCGAGGCCATTAAGGAATATGGCTATGAAGCCGTTTATCAAATCCTTGCCGACAAAATCAAAAGGCGGAGTGAGCGCTTGCTCAAATACCGCAAACCAGAAGTCGTGATTGATGTGGTCTTGTTTGGCTCAGAAGAAGGCTATCTTGCTTCAACAAAATCAATCGAAACAATCAAGGAGGAATGGATGTGA
- a CDS encoding cobalt-precorrin-8 methylmutase, with the protein MSYLKEAHKIEEASFRKIQEIIDQEHPDIVFTDPFEEAVLKRVVFASADFDYLYNIKFSNDVIQKIIHVLTNKGTIFTDTTMVLGGFNKKLLEKRGVAYRCLVNEPEVFKEAKEKGITRSMAAVEYAAKVEGPKLFVFGNAPTSIFKVLDMVEAGELNPDAVVGVPVGFVGAAESKLQLHESSLPAISALGRKGGSTIAAAIVNAILYQLGDETEDYRRCTAFGKQ; encoded by the coding sequence ATGTCTTATCTCAAAGAAGCTCACAAAATCGAAGAAGCCAGTTTTCGTAAGATTCAAGAAATCATCGACCAAGAACATCCCGACATTGTCTTTACAGATCCGTTTGAAGAAGCGGTGTTAAAACGAGTGGTCTTTGCGAGTGCAGATTTTGATTATTTGTATAATATCAAGTTTTCAAACGATGTAATTCAAAAGATTATCCATGTTTTGACCAATAAAGGCACGATTTTCACGGATACAACCATGGTTTTGGGTGGTTTCAATAAAAAATTGCTTGAAAAACGTGGCGTTGCTTATCGTTGTTTGGTCAATGAACCTGAGGTTTTCAAGGAAGCAAAGGAAAAGGGCATTACGCGCTCTATGGCTGCAGTGGAATATGCAGCAAAGGTCGAAGGTCCAAAATTATTTGTCTTTGGCAACGCTCCGACATCCATCTTTAAAGTGCTAGATATGGTAGAAGCAGGAGAGCTCAATCCAGATGCGGTGGTCGGCGTGCCTGTTGGCTTTGTTGGTGCAGCGGAGTCAAAATTACAGCTCCATGAAAGCTCTCTGCCTGCTATTTCGGCTTTGGGACGAAAGGGTGGTAGTACGATTGCAGCAGCGATTGTCAATGCGATTTTATACCAACTAGGAGATGAAACAGAAGACTATCGTCGCTGTACTGCATTTGGCAAGCAATAA
- a CDS encoding cobalt-precorrin-8 methylmutase, with protein sequence MSYIQNPSSIEETSFKIIQSVIDEEHSGYQFQTEMEESIIKRCIHTSGDFDYLYNLRFTRDVNDKIIDVLKQKGTILLDSSISLNGINKRVLDQMGVRYDCLINNEEVIALAREKQITRAMAAVEYAAKIEGPKVFAFGGAPTAVFHLLDLVEQGLIEVDAVIGVPVGFINVEECKEALLESKLSAIATVGRKGGSTIVVAIINAIIYQMREVITDDYVRYSTPTTKKEGE encoded by the coding sequence ATGTCATATATTCAAAATCCGTCATCTATTGAGGAGACGAGCTTTAAAATCATTCAATCCGTCATCGACGAAGAGCATAGTGGCTATCAATTTCAAACAGAGATGGAAGAGTCGATTATCAAACGGTGTATTCATACATCGGGAGATTTTGATTATCTCTATAATCTGCGCTTTACCCGTGATGTGAATGATAAAATCATTGATGTCTTGAAACAAAAAGGCACGATTTTACTGGATTCTTCGATTTCGTTAAATGGGATTAACAAGCGTGTTTTGGACCAAATGGGGGTTCGATATGATTGCTTGATTAACAATGAAGAAGTCATTGCACTAGCTCGAGAGAAACAAATCACGCGCGCCATGGCTGCGGTAGAGTATGCGGCAAAGATTGAAGGACCTAAAGTATTTGCCTTTGGCGGTGCGCCGACTGCGGTCTTTCATCTGCTCGATCTTGTGGAGCAAGGTCTTATCGAAGTAGATGCCGTCATTGGTGTTCCTGTTGGCTTTATCAATGTTGAAGAATGTAAGGAAGCCCTTTTAGAGTCTAAGCTTTCTGCCATTGCAACGGTTGGTCGAAAAGGCGGTAGCACGATTGTGGTTGCTATTATCAATGCCATTATTTATCAAATGAGGGAAGTCATTACCGACGATTATGTTCGCTATTCGACCCCAACAACGAAAAAAGAAGGAGAGTAG
- the cbiB gene encoding adenosylcobinamide-phosphate synthase CbiB, with translation MSIISIILAVCLDWVIGDPYSWPHPVKWMGNFITWCLKLFQKRPIQPHVFGAILWISTVGLSVALAYLVLWGASLLHTIVYWVVYTYLAYACLATRSLAVEAIKVYHTVKTGTLEEARYQVSMIVGRDTSRLSREEITKATIETVAENTSDGVIGPLLCLFLGGPVFAIGYKAINTLDSMVGYKTEKYRAIGYVSAKIDDLANLIPARVTWLALMVASHILQLRAKEACQIGFRDRYQHASPNSAFSEAVVAGSLGIQLGGTHVYHGEIIEKPTIGDAIREVEADDILTTVSLLYMSTTIVLLIGLLVTISLTIL, from the coding sequence ATGAGCATCATTAGTATTATTCTTGCAGTATGTTTGGATTGGGTGATTGGGGATCCCTATTCTTGGCCACATCCTGTGAAGTGGATGGGAAATTTCATCACTTGGTGCTTGAAATTATTTCAAAAGCGCCCCATACAACCGCATGTATTTGGAGCTATTCTTTGGATTAGCACCGTTGGTTTATCTGTTGCTCTTGCCTATCTTGTTCTTTGGGGAGCTAGTCTGCTTCATACGATTGTGTACTGGGTGGTCTATACATATCTAGCTTATGCCTGTCTTGCGACAAGAAGTCTAGCAGTTGAAGCCATCAAGGTCTATCATACAGTAAAAACAGGTACCCTTGAGGAAGCTAGGTATCAGGTCAGCATGATTGTCGGACGAGATACCTCCCGGCTTTCAAGGGAAGAGATTACCAAGGCGACCATTGAAACGGTTGCAGAAAATACCAGCGATGGGGTGATTGGTCCCCTACTCTGTCTCTTTCTTGGAGGGCCAGTTTTTGCGATTGGCTACAAGGCGATCAATACCTTGGATTCGATGGTGGGCTACAAGACTGAAAAATACAGAGCGATTGGGTATGTATCAGCTAAGATAGATGATCTAGCCAACCTTATCCCAGCTCGAGTGACTTGGCTAGCGCTTATGGTGGCAAGTCATATCCTGCAATTAAGAGCTAAGGAAGCTTGTCAGATCGGCTTTCGAGATCGCTACCAGCATGCCAGTCCAAACAGCGCTTTTTCAGAAGCCGTTGTGGCAGGCAGCTTAGGCATTCAGCTTGGAGGGACGCATGTCTATCATGGTGAAATCATCGAAAAACCAACGATTGGAGATGCGATTCGAGAAGTAGAGGCAGACGATATTTTGACTACTGTATCCCTGCTTTACATGAGTACAACGATTGTGCTTCTGATTGGTCTCTTAGTGACTATTAGTCTAACAATTTTATAG
- a CDS encoding cobyrinate a,c-diamide synthase, producing MKEFMLAGVSSGVGKTTVTLGVLKGLANMGYKVQPYKVGPDYIDTAYHSRITKRTSRNLDSFMIPDTESLAWSYYKWHRDADVAVVEGVMGLFDGLGTDKDCASSAAIAKKLGIPVVLIIDGKATSTSAAAMVHGFSTFDPDVTIAGVIINRVASKNHYELIKGAIERYTDIEVLGYFPKNTEVELPSRHLGLIPDVEMENLEKTFDILGKLAQESVDLERLLEKVEKAEQEMGNPFQVKNYAPLRLAYAMDDAFHFYYEDNLDFLTDLGVTLIPFSPLKDKELPEADAYYFGGGFPEIYAKELMANASFRASVLKAHEDNRPIYAECGGLMYLGRALEIEGETYEMVGIFDGTSVMTPRLKRFGYCEATTKVDSLFGPSGTKVRGHEFHHSVFETKEETVLDLEKSRDGEVVAQWQGGYQKGRTFASYLHVHFYQKEALLHHWLDYICEARHDEHH from the coding sequence ATGAAGGAATTTATGCTAGCAGGTGTCTCAAGCGGTGTTGGTAAGACAACAGTGACACTCGGTGTATTAAAAGGCTTGGCAAATATGGGTTACAAGGTTCAGCCTTACAAGGTGGGGCCGGATTATATTGATACGGCTTATCATAGTCGGATTACCAAGCGAACTTCCAGAAATTTAGACAGCTTTATGATTCCAGATACAGAGTCCTTAGCTTGGTCCTATTACAAATGGCACAGGGACGCAGATGTGGCTGTTGTGGAAGGAGTGATGGGGCTTTTTGACGGTCTTGGAACAGATAAGGACTGCGCTTCATCGGCTGCGATTGCTAAGAAATTAGGGATTCCTGTGGTTCTCATCATTGATGGAAAAGCGACTTCGACCTCAGCAGCTGCGATGGTTCATGGTTTTTCAACCTTTGATCCTGATGTCACGATTGCAGGGGTGATTATCAATCGTGTAGCTTCTAAAAATCATTACGAGTTAATCAAGGGAGCGATTGAACGTTATACAGATATAGAGGTTTTAGGCTATTTCCCAAAAAATACCGAAGTAGAACTCCCCTCTCGCCATTTAGGCTTGATTCCCGATGTGGAGATGGAAAATCTGGAAAAAACGTTTGATATTTTAGGCAAACTAGCGCAGGAATCCGTTGATTTAGAGCGTCTTCTTGAAAAAGTAGAAAAAGCAGAGCAGGAAATGGGTAATCCTTTCCAAGTCAAAAACTATGCACCTTTACGCTTAGCCTACGCCATGGATGATGCCTTTCATTTTTACTACGAAGACAATCTCGACTTTTTGACGGACTTGGGCGTGACTTTGATTCCCTTTAGTCCGCTAAAAGATAAGGAATTACCAGAAGCGGATGCCTATTATTTCGGCGGTGGATTCCCAGAGATTTATGCAAAAGAATTGATGGCAAATGCTTCGTTTCGAGCGTCGGTTTTAAAAGCGCATGAGGATAATCGCCCTATTTATGCGGAGTGCGGAGGACTGATGTATCTCGGCCGTGCTTTAGAAATTGAGGGCGAGACCTATGAAATGGTGGGGATATTTGACGGAACAAGTGTGATGACTCCTCGCCTCAAACGATTTGGGTACTGTGAAGCGACAACAAAGGTAGATAGCTTATTTGGTCCTTCTGGTACCAAGGTTCGTGGGCATGAGTTTCACCATTCTGTATTTGAGACGAAGGAAGAAACCGTACTTGATTTGGAAAAATCACGAGATGGAGAAGTGGTGGCCCAGTGGCAAGGTGGCTACCAAAAGGGCAGAACTTTTGCCAGCTATCTCCATGTTCATTTCTATCAAAAAGAAGCCCTGCTTCATCACTGGCTAGACTACATTTGTGAGGCACGACATGATGAGCATCATTAG